A portion of the Aphis gossypii isolate Hap1 unplaced genomic scaffold, ASM2018417v2 Contig01102, whole genome shotgun sequence genome contains these proteins:
- the LOC126555788 gene encoding uncharacterized protein LOC126555788, with the protein MDLEIKQCRDTLGGEVGTNVRAILAELRASEFDKWSQMPQRGIGIKWFKSFTPANSWVSNKLGITSSDWCNGIKMSMNSMSNRATGGRSQGNRHCRNPPCGEKNTIETLSHIRGSCPRSELLRNAAHHKIRTQLANLFREKGFEVHEEVHCLALSDDNNHHNRRADIVILDRTKDKGMIMDPTLRWETNEDNQDKLVDEENKSIYEPTVPFFKEKYQINNWEVHGLWFGARGTASPLLKDFFKNKALDLRELKDISLTVMRDTLNIIHKHLYS; encoded by the coding sequence ATGGATctagaaataaaacaatgtaggGATACGCTGGGCGGTGAGGTTGGAACCAACGTACGCGCAATACTCGCAGAACTTCGGGCATCAGAGTTTGATAAATGGTCACAAATGCCGCAGAGAGGAATAGgaataaaatggtttaaatCATTTACCCCTGCGAACAGCTgggtatcaaataaattaggcATAACTAGTAGCGACTGGTGCAATGGCATTAAGATGTCAATGAATTCAATGTCAAATCGTGCGACGGGAGGTCGGAGTCAGGGAAACCGCCACTGCAGGAATCCTCCTTGCGGTGAGAAAAACACAATTGAAACGCTTTCCCATATCCGAGGCTCTTGTCCGAGATCCGAGCTGCTCAGAAACGCTGCACACCATAAAATTCGCACCCAGCTAGCTAATCTATTTCGGGAAAAAGGATTCGAAGTACATGAAGAGGTACACTGCTTGGCACTCTCCGACGATAACAACCATCATAACAGGAGAGCAGATATAGTCATCCTTGACCGGACAAAGGACAAAGGAATGATTATGGACCCTACACTCCGATGGGAAACAAACGAGGATAATCAAGACAAATTAGTGGACgaagaaaataaatctatCTACGAGCCAACAGTCCCTTTCTTCAAagaaaaataccaaataaataattgggaAGTTCATGGCCTATGGTTCGGAGCACGTGGGACTGCATCCCCTCTGCTTAAAGACTTCTTCAAAAACAAGGCATTAGATCTAAGAGAACTAAAAGATATTTCTTTGACTGTCATGAGAGACACACTTAATATTATCCATAAGCATTTATActcttaa